The nucleotide window AGTTAGGTGCTCCAGTGAGAGATGGAGAGTTGTCAAGGTCTCAAAAGTATGATACTAGAAATGCTGGTTGTAACATTGATAAATGCAAACAGCAGATAACTGACCAGGCACAGTCCTAGGTGAGGATGGAGAGATGAACAAGACCTCTGCAGAATTAATTTCAGTGGGAGAgacataaataaacagataatagCAATGTAATGTGATTAAGTGTTCTTAGTCATTCAAGGAAAGAATATTGCTCTATGGCATTCATGTTTTAAGTATAGTTTAGTAGAGTTGTTCTTTGGATACTGGTTACCCGGATATAATATTCCTTTACTAACCAGAATATTTGGTTAATCAAATTGTTCAAGTCCCTGACCATACCTGAGTAACAGTTTATTTTACAAGTTATGatcatatcattaaaaaaaaaaatctcagtatcTACTACAGGGGAAAACTGTGCAGTTGTTCCTTTCTATAGTTaatgactaatttattttatcttactttagcGTTTTATGGTCCTTTTCAATTTCCAGGAATTTAGAGGCCCCTTCTGATTTTAGAACAGAAAAGAGGGTTTATTTCCACGTGGCACTGTTTTTTCACATAGGTGGTGGCAacattttactaaaataaaaaagagcaaggGTCGGTAATAGATTTCCTTAAGTGTTTCGCTGGAAAAATGAGACACAGCAGGTATGGATCCAAACAATATTAGCAAAAAAGCAGTTACAGTGTTAAAATGACTCAAATCATAATTCCTAAGGAAGTAGTGGGTATTTCTTCACTTGATCATAAAACGATCTCCACAAAATTTAGATTCACAACGCTGGGTAAACACACCATTAGAAATACTGTCAACATTGGGCTTTTAAAATCATCAAAATGTTACTAATCCCTTATCTGCAGGTATCCTTCACGaatacttcccttcccttctccttcgcACATTAGAAAAGTTAGAAAGTAGTCCAGTCTTCTAAGTGACAGTGAACCCTTAGGCAGCGACTGCTGTCATTTACAACACGTGGCTTGAATACTTGTTCTAAACCCCCTGGGGATATCGGCTAAGCCCCACCGTCGCTCTCTCCCTCCTTGGTTTCTTTACCCCTTTCGAGGTGGATTTGGGGCGAATTCAGTCTGCAAACTACAATCTGACAGTACAACACGCTGCCAAGACAGCTGTCTGCAGGCTCTCCTCAACTCTCCCGATTCCTATTTTGCAGCTTTAGAGGCGGCGCCTTTAGCTTGAATACAAGGTTGAAGCAAAACTTTTCCCTGAGCGGTGGGGCTGCTGCAAGGGCAGCTCTGATGCTGAGGGGGGATGCGGTTGCACCGGGGCGCGCAGCCCGCGTGTCTCGCgctggggctctgggctcctgGAAAAGGGGGCGGAGAGGAGCGACGAGAGGAAGGGGGGCTGAGGTCACCCGCGCTCTCCATCCCGCCCAGGCTGCGAGCGCCGCTGGGCGCTGAGGGACCAGAGGAGCCCAGCGCGCCCGCAGGTTCTGCGCTGGGGCAGCGCACGGAGGGACGTGCTGCGGTGCCGAGCGGAGCCGAGCGGGAGCGCGGCGCTGCGCCAGAGGAGCCCGCAGCGGCCGGGAGAGGGGCCGGGCGCGCGATGGCACTGGGAGCCGCGCGCCCTTCGCCGACAGTCCTGCGGGCGGCCCGGGAGGCCAAGGTAATCACCTTTCCAGGGGCTGGATTCCCGCGCGTCGGCCTCCGGGTGCTCCACCCGACCGAGGCGGCGCGCTCACCCAGCCGCACTGGAGGGCACCTTAGTCTGAGCTTGGCAACAAGTTTGGACCAGATGGCCCGAGCTGGGGAGATCATCAGAGAGAAGAGTATTCCGGCCAACGCGAACCGATTCAGAGCTGCGCAAGTAGGAAGCGGGTGGAAAGGGTCTCAAGGGAGGGAACCGGGCCAAGGGGGAGTTCTCTTCTCGTCCTGCGGTTCCCGGCCAGCGACCCTTGGGAGTCCCGCGCAGGGGCAAGCGCAGGCCTTTGGCGCCCCCCAGGGAGGAAGGGAACCGGCCCTTTGGCGTTTGAGCAATAGCAGAAAGTTTCAGCAAGTTAGGTTTGGGAAGGATGTTGCAAGCGGAGGCTTAGGGGCAGAGGGGTAGTAACGGCGAAAGTTGAGCTGTGAGTAAGACCCGGAGCAGGCGGCCGCCCTCGGGGCAGCCCGGGCGGCCCCACTCGGGCCGGGCCCAGGAAAGGCTGGCTCGGTAATACCCAGCCTCCCGGAAAGCGGCTCGGGGAAACCCCAATCGAATTAGTTGGGGCGGGTGGGTGGCTGTGGTCTTGGGTATCAAGGTCTGTGACTCAGACCTCAGCACACTACGGTGAGGAcgataaatgaatacaaatgaatACTTCGCGTTAGATGCCGCTCCCCTGAAGCTGTCACTTGATCAACAGCATGTGCTCACAATGTGCATGACCTGCCCCCTTTCCTACCGAGAGAGCCGGGATTTCTGCACAGGTTGTGGCTCCACAAGAAAAGCTTCTTAGCGACCCACCAGTCTACCTTCCAGGGGTTCCAGACCGTGTGGTTTGCTATCAGTCTTAGAACGTACTGTGGGAAGCCCCGTTTAACAACAGTGAGTTTGCCGGTCCACTCGGCCCCCTCCCAAAGTTCGAAGAAGATGGTTTTGTCCGCCTGACAAACAGGTAGTTTACCTAAAGAATAATCTGCAGTTTGGGGACAAAGcctatgaaagaagaaaaaaaaaaaaaaagcaaaacttgaaacggtcatttaattatttaaacagaCTAGTATGCTTTTACAAATTTTCTTGGGTTTAAATCTAATCTTGTTAGTGATTTTGTAAGCTTTAAAAGTTTTAAGGTGTCTGTGAAGTGTCAGGAGGAGATTTAGGAGGCACCCGTTTGCAGAGGGGCCACAGCCTTAACCAAAGGGTCTCAAGTTTGGCAGCCTCTTTACCTTGAACATGAAATGTGGAACCGCAGGCAGATGTGCGCTGCTTTGGTATGATGCAACCTTGCTTATGATAGGCCAGATAAATCTGATTCTCACCACAGGGTGCTGGGGTGCTTCAGTCTTAAATGTCAGATGAGCAGTTATCCAGGGCTCATAATTCCTCTGTCTTTATGCTGCAGATGTCCGGACTAGAAGCCTGCactgttttgagagggagatgaCTTAAGTGGCCAGCTTTTTATCTCCACAACGATGTCTATGAACAATTCCAAACAGCCAGTGTCTCCTGAAGCTGGGCTCCTTTCAAATACAACTTGCCAGACGGAAAACCGggtttcagtatttttttcagtaatcttcATGACAGTGGGAATCTTATCAAACAGCCTTGCCATTGCTATTCTCATGAAGGCCTATCAGAGATTTAGACAGAAGTCCAAGGCATCATTTCTGCTTTTCGCTAGTGCCCTGGTAATCACAGACTTCTTTGGCCACCTCATCAATGGAGCTATAGCAGTCTTTGTATACGCTTCTGATAAAGAGTGGATCCGCTTTGACCAGTCGAACATCCTTTGCAGTATTTTTGGTATCTGCATGGTATTCTCTGGTCTGTGCCCACTTTTTCTAGGCAGTGTGATGGCCATTGAGCGATGTATTGGAGTCACCAAACCAATATTTCATTCAACGAAAATTACATCCAAACATGTGAAAATGATGTTGAGTGGAGTGTGCTTGTTTGCTGTTTTCATAGCTTTGCTACCCATCCTTGGGCATCGAAACTATAAAATCCAAGCATCGAAGACCTGGTGTTTCTACAAAACAGAACACGTCAAAGACTGGGAAGATAGGTTTTAtcttctactcttttcttttctggggCTCTTAGCCCTTGGCGTTTCATTCCTGTGCAATGCCATCACGGGAATTACACTTTTAAGAGTTAAATTTAAAAGTCAGCAGCACAGACAAGGCAGGTCTCATCATTTTGAAATGGTCATCCAGCTCCTGGCTATAATGTGTGTCTCCTGCATTTGCTGGAGTCCATTTCTGGTAAGCGTCTAACGTTTTGACAATTTctgctttcttccatttttccatgTTTAATACAgggtttgttgtgttttttgaaGCTGTTAGTCTTGATGGGCAACAGTGTTCAATCTTTTAAATGCTGGAGTTTATTCCTACTCAAAACGTATGTCAACACCCAGCTCTGGCTTAGAATTAAGCTACTTATGGTACATGTGATTATTTTCCCACAAGTCCTGAGTTGAAAGAAGGGTCTTGCTAAACAATTCTAACCATAGTGTAACCTGCTTGCAGTAGAGTAGGGAGTAATTTTAACAGAGTAACATAGTTTTAATATACTTAATAGGATTGGTTTCTAAAGTGTGAAACAAAAATGACCAAGTATAATACAGTATTGGAGTGGACTCAACCAAGTCTTGGTAGCAAGTCACAGAGACTTTTAACTTATAGAAAAGGCATATTAGCTACTGAGTTTTTCTAAACATATAAGACTAGGTCTCGGCTTGCAAGAGGAGGTGATGAGTTGAAATAGTTGGATAGTGCAGGTGAAGTCTATGGATAGATTAGGTGAAGTGATCACTAGTACACCAACCCAAGAGCAGTGCCAATAGCTCAGGGAGAGGTATGATTCTCAGGAGAGCCAAGGATCCTTCCCTtatcattccattccattccttttttttttttttttttaatgtagccagTAACTATGTTTCACAgcttgatatttttatttgtaaatgaagGCTAAAGTTAAGGAATTAGCAACAAACATAAGTCATTTATATTACCTTCTtggtagaaggaaaaaatacttaTAATTGATAAGTATGGCCTTAACTCCCTTCATCATTTTATGACAGAAAGGTCGACAACATGTCacgaaagagaaaagaatcctcTGTACATAGTGAGTGAAAGCAGCAAAgatgatttttattcctttttctgtaccagtgaagaaatgggctagAGACAATAATATAGGTGGCCCGCAGGCAGAGGTAAGGCAAACCAGGGAGACAAAGGTAGATGGAACAGAAAGGTTGTGGTCATACTTTGCCTGGTACTTGTTACTGATGCAGTTTTCCTAGGCCCCCAGCAGGACCACTGTCCGAGAATTGTTGCCAGTGGAGTTTTAATCAACAATCCTGCTGATCCTGATGCACAAGAAAGTTGGGGAGAGCTTCTGTGGCTGACAGATTCCGTGACGGCtgactttattttacaaaaggatttctactttttgaatatttctttattcatattaTGTCCTCACACTTTGAATTTAACATCTTCAATT belongs to Felis catus isolate Fca126 chromosome C1, F.catus_Fca126_mat1.0, whole genome shotgun sequence and includes:
- the PTGFR gene encoding prostaglandin F2-alpha receptor → MSMNNSKQPVSPEAGLLSNTTCQTENRVSVFFSVIFMTVGILSNSLAIAILMKAYQRFRQKSKASFLLFASALVITDFFGHLINGAIAVFVYASDKEWIRFDQSNILCSIFGICMVFSGLCPLFLGSVMAIERCIGVTKPIFHSTKITSKHVKMMLSGVCLFAVFIALLPILGHRNYKIQASKTWCFYKTEHVKDWEDRFYLLLFSFLGLLALGVSFLCNAITGITLLRVKFKSQQHRQGRSHHFEMVIQLLAIMCVSCICWSPFLVTMANIGINGNHSLETCETTLFALRMATWNQILDPWVYILLRKAVLRNLYKLARRCCGVHIISLHVWELSSIKNSLKVAAISESPVAEKTNQRAPSLIEQ